In Apis cerana isolate GH-2021 linkage group LG5, AcerK_1.0, whole genome shotgun sequence, a single genomic region encodes these proteins:
- the LOC108001344 gene encoding small ribosomal subunit protein uS15, which translates to MGRMHAPGKGISQSALPYRRSVPTWLKLTPEDCKELIYKLAKKGHTPSQIGVILRDSHGVAQVRFRTGNKILRIVKSMGLAPDLPEDLYYLIKKAVAIRKHLERNRKDKDSKFRLILVESRIHRLARYYKSKGTLPANWKYESSTASALVA; encoded by the exons ATGGGACGTATGCACGCACCagg aaagggTATATCCCAATCAGCATTACCGTATAGACGTAGTGTTCCTACATGGTTAAAACTTACACCGGAAGATTGTAAAGAGTTAATTTACAAGCTTGCCAAGAAAGGACACACTCCATCTCAAATTg gtGTTATTCTTCGAGATTCTCATGGAGTGGCTCAAGTACGTTTTCGTACTGGAAATAAGATTCTCAGAATTGTCAAAAGTATGGGTCTTGCTCCAGATTTGCCAGAAgatctttattatcttataaaaaaggCAGTTGCTATTAGAAAACATTTAGAAAGAAATCGTAAAGACAAGGATAGCAAGTTTAGATTGATACTTGTGGAATCTAGAATTCATCGACTTGCCCGATATTACAAATCAAAGGGAACTCTTCCTGCAAATTGGAAATATGAGAGTTCTACTGCTAGTGCTCTTGttgcttaa
- the LOC108001342 gene encoding uncharacterized protein LOC108001342, whose translation MVSRRKILSRSRDNLVESQYEDQDEEDVWYNLDKLYKDHIQEVLDKWNQIDDEIWAKVIVFERNRRVAKAYARAPVLTINGSNDGFDGFRIGLCGFENPMRDPKTEEAKKLINQGVKIKMDEQGNILIKRLCKNNVYIKPTSQEDNAIGVEIARNSQGALEHEKPGKVFDMSKFQINLSRETRRAYPDRRRLEMQCLSAIVFVRTESDLLQCPVWVLIVNVVGLDMLKSKLPPVLALQRPVDIKNRPRIPIPDEDPYSIAGVSSSIGVSESFQQDRDTRDQIYIQSTNSRQKRTEKPPKLPPRENLYGHDIPKPDYDDIEDDYARKSIITNEDKRNKHDDKKKYDDPYYCGLRARVPNFVKMAKSNKISSKGYSRPTQVPVYTGTGYANSQSSKIYGHLGNRPPIMYHARSFESGLDSDSRNESPYNHIYGRFPIPTRGVIPPTPRAMYIGEWD comes from the exons ATGGTATCAAGGAGGAAGATTCTATCTCGATCGAGGGACAATCTTGTTGAATCACAATATGAAGATCAAGATGAAGAAGATGTATGGTATAATCTTGATAAACTTTACAag gaTCATATTCAAGAAGTATTGGATAAATGGAATCAAATTGATGATGAAATTTGGGCCAAAGTAAtcgttttcgaaagaaatcgaaGAGTTGCAAAAGCATACGCCAGGGCACCAGTTCTCACCATCAATGGATCCAATGATGGATTCGATGGTTTCAG aataggcTTATGCGGTTTCGAAAATCCTATGAGAGATCCAAAAACAGAAGAGGCGAAAAAACTCATAAATCAAGGAGTAAAGATCAAAATGGACGAACAAgggaatatattaataaaaagattgtgtaaaaataatgtttatataaaaccAACCAGTCAGGAAGACAATGCAATTGGAGTAGAAATTGCACGGAATTCTCAAGGGGCGTTAGAGCACGAAAAACCTGGGaaa gtATTTGATATgagtaaatttcaaataaatctttctCGGGAAACTCGAAGAGCATATCCAGATAGAAGAAGACTAGAAATGCAATGTCTAAGTGCAATTGTTTTCGTTAGAACTGAATCAGATCTTCTTCAATGTCCTGTTTGGGTTCTCATTGTAAATGTTGTCGGTTTAGACATGTTAAAATCTAAGTTACCACCAg ttttagCATTACAAAGGCCGGtggatattaaaaatcgacCTAGAATACCAATTCCTGATGAAGATCCATATAGTATAGCAGGAGTTTCATCTTCAATTGGAGTTTCTGAATCATTTCAACAAGATCGAGACACTCGAGATCAGATCTATATTCAATCAACGAATAGTAGACAAAAAAGAACTGAGAAACCTCCAAAATTGCCACCAAGAGAAAATCTTTATGGTCATGATATAcctaaa ccTGATTATGATGACATAGAAGATGACTATGCcagaaaatctataataacaaatgaagACAAGAGAAATAAACACGatgacaaaaagaaatatg ACGATCCGTATTATTGCGGATTGAGAGCTCGCGTTCCTAATTTTGTAAAGATggcaaaaagtaataaaatttcatctaaaGGATACTCTAGACCTACGCAAGTACCTGTGTATACTGGTACAGGATATGCTAATAGCCaatcttctaaaatttatgGCCATTTAGGGAATAGACCACCAATTATGTATCATGCACGAAGTTTCGAAAGTGGACTTG ATTCAGATAGTAGAAATGAGTCtccatataatcatatatatggaAGATTTCCTATACCAACTAGAGGTGTAATTCCTCCTACGCCTAGAGCAATGTATATTGGAGAAtgggattaa
- the LOC108001341 gene encoding uncharacterized protein LOC108001341, with translation MSSDSNQTSQSAKRKKLVKLDSEDSDESIVQSRRRKKTFKFISEGETSDEDSDVQRPIIQTKNHRIIAKDELNYESSSSNTSKYKQFGESSETSEWQSDWSSSSELEKKSPVRRKVLGKPKAKKPPKIVSDTDSDNNDDQVEKCPICLLPFKRQQLGTPSSCEHCFCLECLIEWSKNINTCPVDRQTFTIIHVRDKLGGQIIRCVPVEVASSEEENLDDLTFCEVCHQSNREDRMLLCDGCDCGYHLECLTPPLNEVPIEEWFCPECSQNREINAKVVRINMNEIIDPIEEARRLGVTYGRIRINALDSYPRIIPRTRHTERVRATIRRRNRLDDHIQLTRQIPFDPNQPSTSSGLESFGDKSQSRSPSNASSSLGSGDRNCSNRYFRKSRKYRSSSSDSSNESISRKSRKRINNKNNSENSNSNKSKKKNNNNKQSGDNSRKNETRNNSRKSGKSKNVSNKEALLREVRIVEHNENGEEEEIITHVRVASITLRKRRRTKRRKRRNRRHRARTLSNVLTNTKKRLAVALGICKPIKNVSNLLPSVRNRQVISDRSALTIARYNAGISRLSIFGESLHLDYTPPESDTEDYHAIVGPTISVQRHSIISSRRRLRLKNIVTPQQPQPDLLSNIIKDQEIWHSNNNNVTIKANGLLLIEKKETLNDLKKEKSEEKGLLKNEEIESIVENRVSRVDTSLEVSRIDTPLEISRINPESIVQAPMYNNPCGGGNRGNFRGNYRDNTRHSHGGQNYGRDSLSGSGRHSYGGSGGNFGRDFGPPPFYNPNFEHCGPPMFGGNPPFRNRNPQHFRNERFRFMPSGRPQFNFAEGLSEHHTFSERYNRPRSPQVSNERPQNNMPPNLPEDTPRNESVEQQSQDIENISTRQEEDCDIYCDIETKSDGELQDQQNSSMVLLPPPEPPSGLLDFEENSKSDKDSDQELVIDDSQKEDTPKNDKYDPFSVDSDSDSEIKKNEGIMEKEKEEQIVKDITQAETLDTSIRLSTYDDEEEEDFQADCPNFSIYSSQTIDVARHTEQQLSQQIGPLQPPPLPPSIPDDDDVIVGDVQACDLTEIPEPSDPYVEALRKERQTLSKIPPKKISHDSRGKITFKIGTKLKINNRLLGLQEEEKESNDDKKKEIELIKEEETSVDREEERKRITKSKYEEEIQLKGDKEQNIKEILIPIIPLNLKEKNTNKEEKEKEWIEKSKDNTTENDSNAIITTEVTRLSPKRLENEIISECLSKEGSKTFTLFHKPSKIDLEKKDSKEESKNKEEYITNKIKNLYDYKSEKDDKHDKGEEENDDDDDDDDDDDGDEEEEEEEEEEEEEEEEEEEEEEEEEEEEEEEEEEEEEERFPIEKEKFSKKNIIEKDIDKNTWESDGAYTPCRDELPLKESKSSSEQLPFIESGLEPITPTKDKPDDLDSCRTPVDYNVLGTEAISETDEAMNFEDELTLLSLRKEKEMEDGEIIEEKIMKEGEVEKEKEEEKKRKKKEKKEKSKETEKNKENIASENQVAWKKLSKNTKERSYRDKEKRSKSKEREKLKKKKEVVKKKEKRKELPRYDVRKIVAERPSRPRKDEYGRDIREKSRQRSKSRSCSSSKRSRSYSKIRSRSRSRTRLQRSWSRDRRSYSKSLSRRRSLSRGRRKSPKRRSTSRRRSSSRKRSLSRRRSRSVSRKRRSLSRRRSRRSISRSRQRRSISRSRRSLSRSRDRRKDKKKYKSRSRSRNRKKSRSKSPRKSSKSRERKHSKRKAQSRSRSKGRSCSRNWEQVDKIVEQEFSREREERESWSAQWTPSWSRSRSKTPQHVQQEPITSREWSPMLDNVSVPPKNLTVILTNKEAIKKKKKERRKESKKKDEKKRKGKRNRTPPPSKEVFASGDNILVSVCFNKDNETDQTVVPELPETIPLISPLKRRRRESLQTDPPKRSKKEKSKDKRSKSPKPKKDKKKKSKAAEIAATKKPVAVIDLDQSPFREQTPSPRDVIVLSDDDDKQIQQITSDQCQPSQNSPPREQFISQGPKTPPEPQIKFSINKQSSNLRPSMLNPLLDEEEEEEMDERVEEELEMRAQEELELRLKIGPNTPPEPPTSPPTSPDAYDPFDPTKSRSPTPDVSQEANSSDERRRSPRKHDSVDDSILEEENQNQERQSQEKQLEKPKIISMVTIKRASPQRDDVNDNDSNNDITVSAGNLEIQQNQQNVQNQNNPFTVMNPVLATVAAAVQRSGVFNAPNSNNNQRNLLQSNRISPTNQQKQRSSDRSQAPSVFTNSGKSSRGSKSGQTKTNGQNGNDAGTETMDNVDMSSPYSPGSTLSDGIFDPPSPTNYNSPNAGTGSGAGPIGTQITKNSNSKAIKTTEKKDAFDALFGSLPITKTSTKSNRNKKSEKDKKKKSTNPKVGVRMDENQLQILDDLPSSAVEMQVKDKFLKKLNRQERVVEEVKLVLKPHYTKKHVTKEEYKDIMRKAVPKICHNKTGEINPKKIAHLIEAYVKKCRNSKKKTIESSSTKASKPAKILWS, from the exons ATGTCTAGTGATAGTAATCAAACTTCTCAATCTGCCAAGCGGAAAAAACTTGTCAAACTTGATAGCGAAGATAGTGATGAATCTATTGTGCAATCtcgtagaagaaaaaaaacattt aaattcatTAGTGAAGGTGAAACTAGTGATGAAGATAGTGATGTTCAAAGACCtattattcaaacaaaaaatcat aggaTTATTGCaaaagatgaattaaattatgaaagcaGCAGTTCAAACACTAGTAAATACAAGCAATTCG gagAAAGTAGTGAAACTTCAGAATGGCAATCAGACTGGAGTAGTTCatcagaattagaaaaaaaatctcctgTAAGACGAAAAGTTCTTGGCAAACCAAAAGCTAAAAAACCACCAAAAATTGTATCAGATACAGATTcagataataatgatgatcaAGTAGAAAAGTGTCCAATTTGTTTACTTCCTTTTAAAAGGCAGCAATTGGGCACTCCTTCTTCCTGTGAACATTGTTTTTGTTTAGAATGTTTAATTGAAtggagtaaaaatataaatacttgtcCAGTAGATCGACaaacttttacaataattcatGTCAGAGATAAACTTGGTGGTCag ATAATAAGATGTGTTCCAGTTGAAGTTGCTTCCagtgaagaagaaaatttggatGATCTTACATTTTGTGAAGTATGCCATCAAAGTAATAGAGAAGATCGTATGCTTCTTTGTGATGGTTGTGATTGTGGTTATCATTTAGAATGTTTGACTCCTCCATTGAATGAAGTACCTATAGAAGAATGGTTTTGCCCAGAATGTTCTCAGAATAGAGAAATCAATGCAAAAGTT gtcagaattaatatgaatgaaatcaTAGATCCAATAGAAGAAGCTCGTAGACTTGGTGTTACTTATGGAAGAATTCGAATTAATGCACTAGATTCTTATCCAAGAATTATACCTCGTACTAGACATACAGAACGTGTTAGAGCTACTATTCGCAG aAGAAATAGATTAGATGATCATATACAATTAACTCGTCAAATACCATTTGATCCAAATCAACCTTCTACTTCATCTGGTTTGGAGTCTTTTGGAGATAAAAGTCAGAGTCGATCTCCAAGCAATGCCTCTAGTTCTTTAGGTTCTGGAGATCGTAATTGTTCAAAcagatattttagaaaatcacGAAAATATAGAAGTAGTTCTAGTGATTCTAGTAATGAAAGTATTTCCAGAAAGTctcgaaaaagaattaataataaaaataattctgaaaattcaaatagtaataaatctaaaaagaaaaataataataataaacagtcTGGAGATAACTCgcgaaaaaatgaaactagaaataattcaagaaagtctggaaaatctaaaaatgttTCTAATAAGGAAGCTTTATTAAGGGAAGTTAGAATTGTAGAACATAATGAAaatggagaagaagaagaaattataacaCATGTTAGAGTAGCTTCAATtacattaagaaaaagaagaagaacaaaaagaagaaag agaagaaATCGTAGACATCGAGCTAGAACTTTATCCAATGTTTTAACTAATACCAAAAAAAGACTTGCAGTTGCTCTGGGTATTTGTAAACCAATTAAAAATGTCTCTAATTTATTACCTAGTGTTAGAAATCGGCAAGTTATATCAGATAGATCTGCATTAACCATTGCCCGATATAATGCTGGAATCTCAAGACTTAGTATTTTTGGAGAGAGTTTACATTTGGATTATACTCCTCCGGA ATCAGATACAGAAGATTATCATGCAATTGTTGGTCCTACTATATCTGTTCAAAGacattctataatttcttctcgaagacgtttacgtttaaaaaatattgttactcCTCAACAACCTCAACCTGATCTtctaagtaatataataaaggacCAAGAAATTTggcattcaaataataataacgtaacTATAAAAGCAAATGGActtcttttaattgaaaaaaaggaaacattgaatgatttaaaaaaagaaaaatcagaagaaaaaggactattaaaaaatgaagaaatagaatCAATTGTAGAAAATAGAGTTTCTAGAGTTGATACTTCATTAGAAGTTTCTAGAATTGACACTCCACTAGAAATTTCTAGGATCAATCCAGAATCAATTGTACAAGCTCCAATGTATAACAATCCCTGTGGAGGAGGAAATAGAGGTAATTTTAGAGGTAATTATAGGGATAATACGAGGCATAGTCATGGAGGGCAAAATTATGGAAGAGATTCCTTAAGTGGAAGTGGAAGACACAGTTATGGAGGAAGTGGTGGAAATTTTGGAAGAGATTTTGGACCACCTCCTTTTTATAATCCAAATTTTGAACATTGTGGACCTCCAATGTTTGGAGGTAATCCTCCATTCAGAAATCGAAATCCTCAACATTTTAGAAACGAAAg attccgTTTTATGCCTTCAGGAAGAccacaatttaattttgctgAAGGTTTATCTGAACATCATACTTTTTCTGAAAGATATAATCGTCCAAGATCTCCACAAGTTTCTAATGAACGTCCTCAAAATAATATGCCACCAAATTTACCAGAAGATACTCCAAGAAACGAATCTGTTGAGCAACAATCACAAGACATTGAAAATATCTCTACTAGACAAGAAGAGGATTGTGATATTTATTGCgatattgaaacaaaatctGATGGAGAACTCCAAGATCAACAAAATAGTTCTATGGTATTATTACCACCACCAGAACCTCCATCAGGACTTTtagattttgaagaaaattctaaGAGTGATAAAGATAGTGATCAAGAATTAGTTATTGATGATAGTCAAAAAGAAGATACTCcaaagaatgataaatatgatcCTTTTTCTGTGGATAGTGATAGTgatagtgaaataaaaaaaaatgaaggaattatggaaaaggagaaagaagaacaaATTGTAAAAGATATAACTCAAGCAGAAACCTTAGATACATCTATTCGTTTATCAACTTAtgatgatgaagaagaagaagattttcAAGCTGATTGTCcaaatttctctatttattcTTCTCAAACAATTGATGTAGCACGGCATACCGAACAACAATTATCTCAACAAATAGGACCGCTTCAACCaccccctcttcctccttctattCCAGATGATGATGATGTTATCGTTGGTGATGTTCAGGCTTGCGATTTAACTGAAATTCCAGAACCATCAGATCCATATGTTGAAGctttgagaaaagaaaggcaaactttaagtaaaattccaccaaagaaaatttctcatGATAGTAGAGGAaagattacatttaaaattggtACTAAATTGAAGATTAATAACAGGTTATTAGGATTacaggaggaagaaaaagagagtaatgatgataagaaaaaagaaattgaa cttataaaagaagaagaaacctCTGTTGATCGTGAAGAAGAACGAAAAAGAATTACTAAAAGCAAatatgaagaagaaattcaattaaaaggaGATAAagagcaaaatataaaagaaattctaatacctataattcctttaaatttgaaagaaaaaaacacaaataaagaagaaaaagaaaaagaatggatAGAAAAATCTAAAGATAATACAACAGAGAATGATTCAAATGCAATTATTACTACAGAAGTAACCCGATTATCTCCCAAAAgattagaaaatgaaattattagtgAATGTTTATCTAAAGAAGGAAGTAAAACTTTTACTTTGTTTCATAAAccatcaaaaattgatcttgaaaaaaaagattcaaaagaagaatcaaaaaataaagaagaatatattacaaataaaattaaaaatctatatgattataaaagcGAAAAAGATGATAAACATGATaaaggggaagaagaaaatgacgatgatgatgacgatgatgatgatgatgatggtgatgaagaagaggaagaagaggaagaagaggaggaggaagaagaagaggaggaggaggaggaagaggaggaggaggaagaagaagaagaagaagaagaagaagaagaagaagaagaaagatttcctatagaaaaagaaaaatttagcaaaaaaaatataattgaaaaagatattgataaaaatacatgGGAATCTGATGGAGCGTATACTCCTTGCAGAGATGAACTTCCtttaaaagaatcaaaatctTCTTCCGAACAATTGCCATTTATTGAAAGTGGATTAGAGCCAATTACACCAACAAAAGATAAACCTGATGATTTAGATAGTTGTAGAACTCCAGTAGATTATAATGTTTTAGGCACAGAAGCTATCTCAGAAACAGATGAAGCAATGAATTTTGAAGATGAGTTAACTTTATTAAGTttacgaaaggaaaaagaaatggaagatgGAGAAatcattgaagaaaaaattatgaaggAAGGAgaagttgaaaaagaaaaagaagaggaaaagaaacggaagaaaaaggaaaagaaagaaaaaagtaaagaaacagaaaaaaataaagaaaatattgcttCAGAAAATCAAGTAGCATggaaaaaactttcaaaaaatacaaaagaaagatCTTATAGAGACAAAGAAAAGAGATCAAAatcgaaggaaagagaaaaattaaagaaaaaaaaagaagtagtaaaaaagaaagaaaaaagaaaagaattaccAAGATATGAtgttagaaaaattgttgcaGAAAGACCTTCAAGACCTAGAAAAGATGAATATGGTAGAGATATTAGAGAAAAATCAAGACAAAGAAGTAAATCTAGAAGTTGTAGCTCATCAAAACGTTCTAGATCATATTCCAAGATTCGCTCTAGAAGTAGATCTAGAACTAGATTACAAAGATCGTGGTCAAGAGATCGTAGATCTTATTCTAAATCTCTTTCCAGACGAAGATCTCTTTCTCGTGGAAGGCGTAAATCGCCTAAAAGAAGATCAACTTCTAGAAGAAGATCTTCTTCGAGAAAACGATCCCTTTCTAGAAGAAGATCAAGATCTGTTTCTAGAAAACGAAGATCTTTATCGAGAAGAAGATCCAGACGATCAATCTCGAGATCTAGACAAAGAAGATCCATATCACGATCTAGAAGATCACTATCTAGATCTCGCGATAGACGTAAagacaagaaaaaatacaaatctcGAAGTCGATcgagaaacagaaaaaaatctcGATCGAAATCACCTAGAAAGTCTTCGAAATCCAGAGAAAGAAAgcattcgaaaagaaaagcaCAAAGTCGATCAAGATCAAAAGGAAGATCTTGTTCCAGAAATTGGGAACAAGTTGATAAAATTGTAGAACAAGAGTTTtctagagaaagagaagaaagagaatctTGGAGTGCACAATGGACACCATCTTGGTCAAGATCTAGATCAAAAACACCACAACACGTTCAACAAGAACCAATTACTTCTAGAGAATGGTCTCCAATGTTAGATAATGTTTCGGTTCCGCCAAAAAATCTAActgtaattttaacaaataaagaagcaattaaaaaaaagaagaaagaacgtagaaaagaaagcaaaaaaaaagatgaaaaaaagagaaaaggaaaaaggaatagGACTCCACCACCATCAAAAGAGGTTTTTGCTAGTGGAGACAATATTTTGGTTAGTGTATGTTTCAACAAAGATAATGAAACTGATCAAACAGTTGTTCCAGAACTTCCAGAAACAATTCCTCTAATTTCTCCTTTAAAACGTCGCCGTAGAGAATCTCTTCAAACTGATCCTCCAAAacgttcaaaaaaagaaaaatcaaaggaTAAACGTTCTAAATCTCCAAAaccaaaaaaagataaaaagaaaaaatcaaaagcaGCTGAAATAGCAGCTACAAAAAAACCAGTCGCAGTAATTGATTTAGATCAATCTCCATTTCGGGAACAGACACCATCTCCTAGAGACGTGATAGTTCTTAGTGATGACGATGATAAACAAATTCAACAAATCACATCAGATCAATGTCAACCTTCTCAAAATTCTCCACCTAGagaacaatttatttctcagGGTCCAAAAACACCTCCGGaaccacaaataaaattttcaataaataaacagagCAGTAATTTACGACCATCAATGCTAAATCCACTCTTAgatgaggaagaagaagaagaaatggatGAAAGAGTTGAAGAAGAATTGGAAATGAGAGCACaagaagaattagaattaagattaaaaattggaCCAAATACCCCTCCAGAACCTCCCACATCTCCACCAACAAGTCCAGATGCTTATGATCCATTTGATCCAACTAAATCCAGATCGCCAACACCTGATGTTAGTCAGGAAGCTAATTCCAGCGATGAAAGAAGAAGATCTCCAAGGAAACATGATTCTGTTGATGATAGTATTCTTGAAGaggaaaatcaaaatcaagaaAGGCAAAGTCAAGAAAAGCAACTAGAAAAGCCTAAAATCATTTCTATGGTTACAATCAAGAGAGCATCTCCACAAAGAGATGatgttaatgataatgatagtaataatgatattacagTCTCGGCCGGAAATCTAGAAATACAACAAAATCAACAAAATGTGCAAAACCAGAATAATCCTTTCACAGTGATGAATCCTGTGCTAGCTACAGTAGCTGCAGCAGTACAGAGAAGTGGAGTATTTAATGCAccaaattcgaataataatcaacGTAACTTGTTACAGTCAAATCGAATTTCACCAACCAATCAACAAAAACAACGTTCTAGCGATCGTTCGCAAGCACCTTCAGTTTTTACGAATTCAGGAAAATCTTCAAGAGGCTCGAAATCCGGACAAACAAAAACAAATGGACAAAATGGAAATGATGCCGGAACAGAAACAATGGATAATGTAGATATGTCATCTCCTTATTCTCCTGGATCAACGCTTAGCGATGGAATATTTGATCCACCTAGTcctacaaattataattcaccTAATGCTGGAACAGGAAGTGGAGCAGGACCTATTGGAACTCAGATtacaaaaaatagtaattcgaAAGCAATAAAAAccacagaaaaaaaagatgctTTTGATGCTTTATTTGGTTCTTTACCGATCACAAAAACTAGCACTAaatcaaatagaaataaaaaatctgaaaaagataaaaagaaaaaatctacaAATCCAAAAGTTGGTGTTAGAATGGACGAAAACCAACTTCAAATATTAGATGATCTTCCAAGTTCTGCAGTTGAAATGCAAGTCAAGGATAAG ttcctaaagaaattaaatcgtcAAGAACGAGTGGTTGAAGAagtaaaattagttttaaaaccACATTACACAAAAAAACATGTCACAAAAGAAGAGTACAAGGATATTATGCGGAAAGCAGTACCTaag atATGTCATAATAAAACGGGAGAAATCAATCCGAAAAAAATTGCCCACTTAATAGAAGCTTATGTCAAAAAATGCAGAAATagcaaaaagaaaactatTGAAAGTTCCTCCACAAAGGCCTCTAAACCAGC aaaaattttgtggAGTTGA
- the LOC108001299 gene encoding CCA tRNA nucleotidyltransferase 1, mitochondrial — MFMIFSRVNYIFSHHFSQVHRTWQSLIMKDELIPLNRSNPVIKKLDNPLFHSIFTPELNILAQLFKKYNYELKIAGGAVRDILMDIKPLDLDFATNATPEEMKTMFVKENVRMINNRGEKHGTITARINDKQNFEITTLRIDTHTDGRYAKVKFTKDWKLDALRRDLTINSMFLDFEGKIYDYFFGYDDLQKRRIVFVGNPSYRIKEDYLRILRYFRFYGRIAEQPDVHDESTIIAIKENIHGLQRISGERIWSEWSKILSGNYAKELTLKMLKCNIARYVGLPENPNIENFKIVYDIFKKNNISLQPITFLAVMLKDENEVFQLHNRLKLSAYDRDLALFLIRYWEDKPSVDLLKFYKSILVHSKGNIVNTRNYICELLKCKKYFNFAEDIEKIIIPRFPISGNMLKQHVKKGKMMGIVIKELKNIWLDKNFEMNAEELLHEVPRIISELEDKNSEKNNMFLIK, encoded by the exons atgtttatgattttttctcgtgtaaattacattttttctcaTCATTTTTCTCAA gtaCATAGAACTTGGCAATCACTTATCATGAAGGATGAACTAATTCCATTAAACAGGTCTAATcctgtaattaaaaaactagATAACCcattatttcattctatatttaCACCAGAACTTAATATCTTAGCtcagttatttaaaaagtataattatgaattaaaaattgctgGTGGTGCTGTTAGAGATATTTTAATGGATATAAAAccattagatttagattttgcAACAAATGCTACTCCAGAAGAAATGAAAACTATGtttgttaaagaaaatgttagaatgattaataatagagGAGAAAAGCATg GAACAATTACAGCaagaataaatgataaacaaaattttgaaataactaCACTTAGAATTGACACACATACTGATGGTAGATAtgcaaaagttaaatttacaaaagattGGAAATTAGATGCTCTTCGTAGAGATCTTACAATAAATTCCATGTTTCTTGACtttgaaggaaaaatatatgattatttttttggttatgatgatttacaaaaaagaagaattgttTTCGTTGGAAATCCATCATATAGAATTAAAGAAGATTATCTTCGAATTTTAag gtattttcgattttatggAAGAATTGCAGAACAACCAGATGTACATGATGAATCAACTATAATAgcaataaaggaaaatatacaTGGATTACAAAGAATATCTGGAGAAAGAATTTGGAGTGAATGgtcaaaaattctttctgGAAATTATGCTAAagaattaactttaaaaatgttgaaatgtaatattgcaag atatgttGGATTACCAGAAAAtccaaatatagaaaattttaaaattgtttatgatatatttaaaaaaaataatatttctttgcaaCCAATTACTTTTCTTGCTGTAATGctaaaagatgaaaatgaagTATTTCAACTtcataatagattaaaattatctgcATATGATAGAGATTtagcattatttttaattagatattggGAAGATAAACCATCAGTAGATcttctgaaattttataaaagcatACTTGTTCATTCAAAaggaaatattgttaatacaagaaattatatttgtgaattattaaaatgtaaaaaatattttaattttgctgaagacatagaaaaaataataataccaag ATTTCCAATTAGTGGAAATATGCTAAAACAACatgtaaaaaaaggaaagatgaTGGGTATTGTTatcaaagaattgaaaaatatttggttggataaaaattttgaaatgaatgcAGAAGAACTATTACATGAAGTTCCGCGAATTATTAGTGaattagaagataaaaattcagaaaaaaataatatgtttttaattaaataa